A stretch of the Macaca mulatta isolate MMU2019108-1 chromosome 16, T2T-MMU8v2.0, whole genome shotgun sequence genome encodes the following:
- the ACAP1 gene encoding arf-GAP with coiled-coil, ANK repeat and PH domain-containing protein 1 isoform X1, with protein MTVKLDFEECLKDSPRFRASIEMVEADVSELEIRLEKLLKLGTGLLESGRHYLAASRAFIVGICDLAHLGPPEPMMAECLEKFTVSLNHKLDSHAELLDATQHTLQQQIQTLVKEGLRGFREARRDFWRGAESLEAALTHNAEVPRRRAQEAEEAGAALRTARAGYRGRALDYALQINVIEDKRKFDIMEFVLRLVEAQATHFQQGHEELSRLSQYRKELGAQLHQLVLNSAREKRDMEQRHVLLKQKELGGEEPEPSLREGPGGLVMEGHLFKRASNAFKTWSRRWFTIQSNQLVYQKKYKDPVTVVVDDLRLCTVKLCPDSERRFCFEVVSTSKSCLLQADSERLLQLWVSAVQSSIASAFSQARLDDSPRGPGQGSGHLAIGSAATLGCGGMARGREPGGAGHVVAQVQSVDGNAQCCDCREPAPEWASINLGVTLCIQCSGIHRSLGVHFSKVRSLTLDSWEPELVKLMCELGNVVINQIYEARVEAMAVKKPGPSCSRQEKEAWIHAKYVEKKFLTKLPEIRGRRGGRGPPRGQPPVPPKPSIRPRPGSLRTKPEPPSEDLGSLHPGALLFRASGHPPSLPTMADALAHGADVNWVNGGQENATPLIQATAANSLLACEFLLQNGANVNQADSTGRGPLHHATILGHTGLACLFLKRGADLGARDSEGRDPLTIAMETANADIVTLLRLAKMREAEAAQGQAGDETYLDIFRDFSLMASDDPEKLSRRSHDLHTL; from the exons ATGACGGTCAAGCTGGATTTCGAGGAGTGTCTCAAGGACTCACCCCGTTTCCG AGCCTCTATTGAAATGGTGGAAGCCGACGTGTCAGAATTGGAGATCCGTCTGGAAAAG CTCCTGAAACTGGGCACTGGTCTCCTGGAAAGTGGACGCCATTACCTTGCTGCCAGCCGTGCCTTCATTGTCGGCATTTGTGACCTGGCCCACCTGGGTCCACCAGAACCCATGATGGCG GAGTGTCTGGAAAAATTCACCGTGAGCCTGAACCACAAGCTGGACAGCCATGCG GAGCTTCTAGATGCCACCCAACACACACTGCAGCAGCAGATCCAGACCCTGGTCAAAGA AGGTCTTCGGGGTTTCCGAGAGGCTCGCCGGGATTTCTGGCGGGGGGCTGAGAGCCTGGAGGCTGCCCTGACCCACAACGCGGAGGTTCCCAGGCGCcgggcccaggaggcagaagaggCAGGAGCTGCTTTGAGGACGGCGCGAGCTGGCTACCGGGGACGGGCACTGGATTATGCCCTGCAG ATCAATGTGATTGAGGACAAGAGGAAGTTTGACATCATGGAGTTT GTGCTGCGTTTGGTGGAAGCCCAGGCTACCCATTTCCAGCAGGGCCACGAGGAGCTGAGCCGGCTGTCCCAGTATCGAAAGGAGCTGGGCGCCCAG TTGcaccagctggtcttgaattccgcACGAGAGAAGAGGGACATGGAGCAGAGACACGTGCTGCTGAAACAGAAG GAGCTGGGTGGGGAGGAGCCAGAACCAAGCTTAAGAGAGGGGCCCGGTGGCCTGGTGATGGAAGGACATCTCTTCAAACGGGCCAGCAACGCATTTAAGACCTGGAGCAG ACGCTGGTTCACCATTCAGAGCAACCAACTGGTTTACCAGAAGAAGTACAAG GACCCTGTGACTGTGGTGGTGGATGACCTTCGTCTTtgcacagtgaaactctgtcctgACTCAGAAAGGCGGTTCTGCTTTGAAGTGGTGTCCACCAGCAA GTCCTGCCTCCTCCAGGCTGACTCAGAGCGCCTCCTGCAGCTGTGGGTCAGTGCTGTGCAGAGCAGCATCGCTTCTGCCTTCAGTCAGGCTCGCCTTGATGACAGCCCCCGGGGTCCAGGCCAG gGCTCGGGACACCTGGCCATAGGCTCTGCTGCCACCCTGGGCTGCGGTGGAATGGCCAGGGGAAGGGAGCCTGGGGGAGCTGGGCACGTGGTGGCACAGGTCCAGAGTGTGGATGGCAATGCCCAGTGCTGCGACTGCCGGGAGCCAGCCCCGGAGTGGGCCAGCATCAACCTTGGTGTCACCCTCTGCATTCAGTGTTCCGGCATCCACAG GAGCCTTGGTGTTCACTTCTCCAAAGTCCGGTCTCTGACCCTTGACTCATGGGAGCCAGAACTAGTGAAG CTCATGTGTGAGCTGGGAAATGTCGTCATCAACCAGATCTATGAGGCCCGCGTGGAGGCCATGGCAGTGAAGAAACCAGGGCCCAGCTGCTCCCG GCAGGAGAAGGAGGCCTGGATTCATGCTAAATATGTGGAGAAGAAGTTCCTGACCAAGCTGCCTGAGATTCGAGGGCGAAGAGGTGGCCGGGGGCCCCCAAGGGGCCAGCCTCCTGTGCCCCCAAAGCCTTCCATCAGGCCCCGGCCAGGGAGCTTGAGAACCAAGCCAG AGCCCCCCTCTGAGGACCTGGGAAGCCTGCACCCCGGGGCCTTGCTGTTTCGAGCGTCTGGGCATCCTCCATCTCTTCCCACCATGGCCGATGCCCTTGCCCACGGAGCTGATGTCAACTGGGTCAATGGGGGCCAAGAGAATGCCACGCCGCTGATCCAGGCCACAGCTGCT AATTCTCTTCTGGCCTGTGAGTTTCTCCTCCAGAACGGGGCGAATGTGAACCAAGCAGACAGTACGGGCCGGGGCCCGCTGCACCATGCAACCATTCTTGGCCACACAGG GCTCGCCTGCCTGTTCCTGAAACGGGGGGCTGATCTGGGGGCTCGAGACTCTGAAGGCAGGGACCCTCTGACCATCGCCATGGAAACAGCCAACGCTGACATCGTCACCCT GCTACGACTGGCAAAGATGAGGGAAGCTGAAGCGGCCCAGGGGCAGGCAG GAGATGAGACGTATCTTGACATCTTCCGCGACTTCTCCCTCATGGCGTCAGACGACCCGGAGAAGCTGAGCCGGCGCAGTCACGACCTCCACACGCTGTGA
- the ACAP1 gene encoding arf-GAP with coiled-coil, ANK repeat and PH domain-containing protein 1 isoform X2: protein MPVIPTTQEVKLLKLGTGLLESGRHYLAASRAFIVGICDLAHLGPPEPMMAECLEKFTVSLNHKLDSHAELLDATQHTLQQQIQTLVKEGLRGFREARRDFWRGAESLEAALTHNAEVPRRRAQEAEEAGAALRTARAGYRGRALDYALQINVIEDKRKFDIMEFVLRLVEAQATHFQQGHEELSRLSQYRKELGAQLHQLVLNSAREKRDMEQRHVLLKQKELGGEEPEPSLREGPGGLVMEGHLFKRASNAFKTWSRRWFTIQSNQLVYQKKYKDPVTVVVDDLRLCTVKLCPDSERRFCFEVVSTSKSCLLQADSERLLQLWVSAVQSSIASAFSQARLDDSPRGPGQGSGHLAIGSAATLGCGGMARGREPGGAGHVVAQVQSVDGNAQCCDCREPAPEWASINLGVTLCIQCSGIHRSLGVHFSKVRSLTLDSWEPELVKLMCELGNVVINQIYEARVEAMAVKKPGPSCSRQEKEAWIHAKYVEKKFLTKLPEIRGRRGGRGPPRGQPPVPPKPSIRPRPGSLRTKPEPPSEDLGSLHPGALLFRASGHPPSLPTMADALAHGADVNWVNGGQENATPLIQATAANSLLACEFLLQNGANVNQADSTGRGPLHHATILGHTGLACLFLKRGADLGARDSEGRDPLTIAMETANADIVTLLRLAKMREAEAAQGQAGDETYLDIFRDFSLMASDDPEKLSRRSHDLHTL, encoded by the exons atgcctgtcatcccaactactcaggaggtcaag CTCCTGAAACTGGGCACTGGTCTCCTGGAAAGTGGACGCCATTACCTTGCTGCCAGCCGTGCCTTCATTGTCGGCATTTGTGACCTGGCCCACCTGGGTCCACCAGAACCCATGATGGCG GAGTGTCTGGAAAAATTCACCGTGAGCCTGAACCACAAGCTGGACAGCCATGCG GAGCTTCTAGATGCCACCCAACACACACTGCAGCAGCAGATCCAGACCCTGGTCAAAGA AGGTCTTCGGGGTTTCCGAGAGGCTCGCCGGGATTTCTGGCGGGGGGCTGAGAGCCTGGAGGCTGCCCTGACCCACAACGCGGAGGTTCCCAGGCGCcgggcccaggaggcagaagaggCAGGAGCTGCTTTGAGGACGGCGCGAGCTGGCTACCGGGGACGGGCACTGGATTATGCCCTGCAG ATCAATGTGATTGAGGACAAGAGGAAGTTTGACATCATGGAGTTT GTGCTGCGTTTGGTGGAAGCCCAGGCTACCCATTTCCAGCAGGGCCACGAGGAGCTGAGCCGGCTGTCCCAGTATCGAAAGGAGCTGGGCGCCCAG TTGcaccagctggtcttgaattccgcACGAGAGAAGAGGGACATGGAGCAGAGACACGTGCTGCTGAAACAGAAG GAGCTGGGTGGGGAGGAGCCAGAACCAAGCTTAAGAGAGGGGCCCGGTGGCCTGGTGATGGAAGGACATCTCTTCAAACGGGCCAGCAACGCATTTAAGACCTGGAGCAG ACGCTGGTTCACCATTCAGAGCAACCAACTGGTTTACCAGAAGAAGTACAAG GACCCTGTGACTGTGGTGGTGGATGACCTTCGTCTTtgcacagtgaaactctgtcctgACTCAGAAAGGCGGTTCTGCTTTGAAGTGGTGTCCACCAGCAA GTCCTGCCTCCTCCAGGCTGACTCAGAGCGCCTCCTGCAGCTGTGGGTCAGTGCTGTGCAGAGCAGCATCGCTTCTGCCTTCAGTCAGGCTCGCCTTGATGACAGCCCCCGGGGTCCAGGCCAG gGCTCGGGACACCTGGCCATAGGCTCTGCTGCCACCCTGGGCTGCGGTGGAATGGCCAGGGGAAGGGAGCCTGGGGGAGCTGGGCACGTGGTGGCACAGGTCCAGAGTGTGGATGGCAATGCCCAGTGCTGCGACTGCCGGGAGCCAGCCCCGGAGTGGGCCAGCATCAACCTTGGTGTCACCCTCTGCATTCAGTGTTCCGGCATCCACAG GAGCCTTGGTGTTCACTTCTCCAAAGTCCGGTCTCTGACCCTTGACTCATGGGAGCCAGAACTAGTGAAG CTCATGTGTGAGCTGGGAAATGTCGTCATCAACCAGATCTATGAGGCCCGCGTGGAGGCCATGGCAGTGAAGAAACCAGGGCCCAGCTGCTCCCG GCAGGAGAAGGAGGCCTGGATTCATGCTAAATATGTGGAGAAGAAGTTCCTGACCAAGCTGCCTGAGATTCGAGGGCGAAGAGGTGGCCGGGGGCCCCCAAGGGGCCAGCCTCCTGTGCCCCCAAAGCCTTCCATCAGGCCCCGGCCAGGGAGCTTGAGAACCAAGCCAG AGCCCCCCTCTGAGGACCTGGGAAGCCTGCACCCCGGGGCCTTGCTGTTTCGAGCGTCTGGGCATCCTCCATCTCTTCCCACCATGGCCGATGCCCTTGCCCACGGAGCTGATGTCAACTGGGTCAATGGGGGCCAAGAGAATGCCACGCCGCTGATCCAGGCCACAGCTGCT AATTCTCTTCTGGCCTGTGAGTTTCTCCTCCAGAACGGGGCGAATGTGAACCAAGCAGACAGTACGGGCCGGGGCCCGCTGCACCATGCAACCATTCTTGGCCACACAGG GCTCGCCTGCCTGTTCCTGAAACGGGGGGCTGATCTGGGGGCTCGAGACTCTGAAGGCAGGGACCCTCTGACCATCGCCATGGAAACAGCCAACGCTGACATCGTCACCCT GCTACGACTGGCAAAGATGAGGGAAGCTGAAGCGGCCCAGGGGCAGGCAG GAGATGAGACGTATCTTGACATCTTCCGCGACTTCTCCCTCATGGCGTCAGACGACCCGGAGAAGCTGAGCCGGCGCAGTCACGACCTCCACACGCTGTGA
- the ACAP1 gene encoding arf-GAP with coiled-coil, ANK repeat and PH domain-containing protein 1 isoform X3 — protein sequence MMAECLEKFTVSLNHKLDSHAELLDATQHTLQQQIQTLVKEGLRGFREARRDFWRGAESLEAALTHNAEVPRRRAQEAEEAGAALRTARAGYRGRALDYALQINVIEDKRKFDIMEFVLRLVEAQATHFQQGHEELSRLSQYRKELGAQLHQLVLNSAREKRDMEQRHVLLKQKELGGEEPEPSLREGPGGLVMEGHLFKRASNAFKTWSRRWFTIQSNQLVYQKKYKDPVTVVVDDLRLCTVKLCPDSERRFCFEVVSTSKSCLLQADSERLLQLWVSAVQSSIASAFSQARLDDSPRGPGQGSGHLAIGSAATLGCGGMARGREPGGAGHVVAQVQSVDGNAQCCDCREPAPEWASINLGVTLCIQCSGIHRSLGVHFSKVRSLTLDSWEPELVKLMCELGNVVINQIYEARVEAMAVKKPGPSCSRQEKEAWIHAKYVEKKFLTKLPEIRGRRGGRGPPRGQPPVPPKPSIRPRPGSLRTKPEPPSEDLGSLHPGALLFRASGHPPSLPTMADALAHGADVNWVNGGQENATPLIQATAANSLLACEFLLQNGANVNQADSTGRGPLHHATILGHTGLACLFLKRGADLGARDSEGRDPLTIAMETANADIVTLLRLAKMREAEAAQGQAGDETYLDIFRDFSLMASDDPEKLSRRSHDLHTL from the exons ATGATGGCG GAGTGTCTGGAAAAATTCACCGTGAGCCTGAACCACAAGCTGGACAGCCATGCG GAGCTTCTAGATGCCACCCAACACACACTGCAGCAGCAGATCCAGACCCTGGTCAAAGA AGGTCTTCGGGGTTTCCGAGAGGCTCGCCGGGATTTCTGGCGGGGGGCTGAGAGCCTGGAGGCTGCCCTGACCCACAACGCGGAGGTTCCCAGGCGCcgggcccaggaggcagaagaggCAGGAGCTGCTTTGAGGACGGCGCGAGCTGGCTACCGGGGACGGGCACTGGATTATGCCCTGCAG ATCAATGTGATTGAGGACAAGAGGAAGTTTGACATCATGGAGTTT GTGCTGCGTTTGGTGGAAGCCCAGGCTACCCATTTCCAGCAGGGCCACGAGGAGCTGAGCCGGCTGTCCCAGTATCGAAAGGAGCTGGGCGCCCAG TTGcaccagctggtcttgaattccgcACGAGAGAAGAGGGACATGGAGCAGAGACACGTGCTGCTGAAACAGAAG GAGCTGGGTGGGGAGGAGCCAGAACCAAGCTTAAGAGAGGGGCCCGGTGGCCTGGTGATGGAAGGACATCTCTTCAAACGGGCCAGCAACGCATTTAAGACCTGGAGCAG ACGCTGGTTCACCATTCAGAGCAACCAACTGGTTTACCAGAAGAAGTACAAG GACCCTGTGACTGTGGTGGTGGATGACCTTCGTCTTtgcacagtgaaactctgtcctgACTCAGAAAGGCGGTTCTGCTTTGAAGTGGTGTCCACCAGCAA GTCCTGCCTCCTCCAGGCTGACTCAGAGCGCCTCCTGCAGCTGTGGGTCAGTGCTGTGCAGAGCAGCATCGCTTCTGCCTTCAGTCAGGCTCGCCTTGATGACAGCCCCCGGGGTCCAGGCCAG gGCTCGGGACACCTGGCCATAGGCTCTGCTGCCACCCTGGGCTGCGGTGGAATGGCCAGGGGAAGGGAGCCTGGGGGAGCTGGGCACGTGGTGGCACAGGTCCAGAGTGTGGATGGCAATGCCCAGTGCTGCGACTGCCGGGAGCCAGCCCCGGAGTGGGCCAGCATCAACCTTGGTGTCACCCTCTGCATTCAGTGTTCCGGCATCCACAG GAGCCTTGGTGTTCACTTCTCCAAAGTCCGGTCTCTGACCCTTGACTCATGGGAGCCAGAACTAGTGAAG CTCATGTGTGAGCTGGGAAATGTCGTCATCAACCAGATCTATGAGGCCCGCGTGGAGGCCATGGCAGTGAAGAAACCAGGGCCCAGCTGCTCCCG GCAGGAGAAGGAGGCCTGGATTCATGCTAAATATGTGGAGAAGAAGTTCCTGACCAAGCTGCCTGAGATTCGAGGGCGAAGAGGTGGCCGGGGGCCCCCAAGGGGCCAGCCTCCTGTGCCCCCAAAGCCTTCCATCAGGCCCCGGCCAGGGAGCTTGAGAACCAAGCCAG AGCCCCCCTCTGAGGACCTGGGAAGCCTGCACCCCGGGGCCTTGCTGTTTCGAGCGTCTGGGCATCCTCCATCTCTTCCCACCATGGCCGATGCCCTTGCCCACGGAGCTGATGTCAACTGGGTCAATGGGGGCCAAGAGAATGCCACGCCGCTGATCCAGGCCACAGCTGCT AATTCTCTTCTGGCCTGTGAGTTTCTCCTCCAGAACGGGGCGAATGTGAACCAAGCAGACAGTACGGGCCGGGGCCCGCTGCACCATGCAACCATTCTTGGCCACACAGG GCTCGCCTGCCTGTTCCTGAAACGGGGGGCTGATCTGGGGGCTCGAGACTCTGAAGGCAGGGACCCTCTGACCATCGCCATGGAAACAGCCAACGCTGACATCGTCACCCT GCTACGACTGGCAAAGATGAGGGAAGCTGAAGCGGCCCAGGGGCAGGCAG GAGATGAGACGTATCTTGACATCTTCCGCGACTTCTCCCTCATGGCGTCAGACGACCCGGAGAAGCTGAGCCGGCGCAGTCACGACCTCCACACGCTGTGA
- the KCTD11 gene encoding BTB/POZ domain-containing protein KCTD11 (non-AUG (AUU) translation initiation codon; The RefSeq protein has 1 substitution compared to this genomic sequence), translating to MSPPPVPSSPPSFGGPVTLNVGGTLYSTTLETLTRFPDSMLGAMFRAGTPMPPNLNPQGGGHYFIDRDGKAFRHILNFLRLGRLDLPRGYGETALLRAEADFYQIRPLLDALRELEASRGTPAPTAALLHADVDASPRLVHFSARRGPHHYELSSAQVDTFRANLFCTDPECLGALRARFGVASGDRAEGSPHFHLEWAPRPVELPEVEYGRLGLQPLWTGGPGARREVVGTPSFLEEVLRVALEHGFRLDSVFPDPEDLLNSRSLRFVRH from the coding sequence ATTTCTCCTCCTCCTGTGCCCTCTTCGCCCCCCTCCTTTGGGGGCCCCGTGACCCTGAATGTGGGGGGCACGCTATATTCCACCACTTTGGAGACCCTGACCCGCTTCCCAGACTCCATGCTGGGGGCCATGTTTAGGGCCGGCACCCCCATGCCTCCTAACCTCAATCCGCAAGGAGGCGGCCACTACTTCATCGACCGGGATGGCAAGGCCTTCCGGCACATCCTCAATTTCCTGAGGCTGGGCCGCCTGGACCTCCCCCGCGGGTACGGAGAGACAGCGCTGCTCAGGGCAGAGGCTGACTTCTACCAGATCCGGCCCCTCCTGGACGCGCTGCGGGAACTGGAGGCCTCTCGGGGGACCCCCGCACCCACAGCTGCCCTGCTCCACGCAGATGTCGATGCCAGCCCCCGCCTGGTGCACTTCTCTGCTCGCCGGGGACCCCATCACTATGAGCTGAGCTCCGCCCAGGTGGACACCTTCCGAGCCAACCTCTTCTGCACCGACCCGGAGTGTCTAGGTGCTTTGCGGGCCCGATTTGGTGTGGCCAGTGGGGACAGGGCAGAGGGGAGCCCACATTTTCATCTGGAGTGGGCCCCCCGCCCCGTGGAACTCCCCGAGGTGGAGTATGGGAGACTGGGGCTGCAGCCGCTGTGGACTGGGGGGCCAGGAGCGCGGCGGGAGGTGGTGGGCACGccgagcttcctggaggaggtgctgCGGGTGGCTCTCGAGCACGGCTTCCGCCTAGACTCTGTCTTCCCCGACCCCGAAGACCTGCTCAACTCCCGGTCTCTGCGCTTTGTCCGGCACTGA
- the TMEM95 gene encoding sperm-egg fusion protein TMEM95 isoform X2: protein MWRLALGGVFLAAAQACVFCRLPAHDLSGRLARLCSRMEAGQKECGASPDFSAFALDEVSMNKVTEKTHRVLRVMEIKEALSSLPSYWSWLRKIKLPKYTREALCPPACPLPLLSPAGGSTTLYNCSTCKGMEVSCWPRKRCFPGSQDLWEAKILLLSVFGAVLLLGVLSLLVESHHLQAKSGL from the exons ATGTGGAGGCTGGCACTAGGCGGGGTTTTCCTGGCAGCCGCCCAGGCTTGTGTCTTCTGCCGCCTCCCAGCCCACGACTTGTCAGGCCGCCTGGCTCGGCTCTGCAGCCGGATGGAGGCCGGGCAGAAGGAATGTGGGGCCTCCCCGGACTTCTCGGCCTTTGCCTTAG ATGAGGTGTCCATGAACAAAGTCACAGAGAAGACTCACAGAGTCCTGAGGGTCATGG AGATCAAAGAGGCTCTCTCCTCACTCCCTTCATATTGGAGTTGGCTTCGAAAGATCAAGCTCCCCAAGTACACCAGGGAAG CTCTCTGTCCCCCTGCCTGCC CGTTGCCTCTGCTGTCTCCTGCAGGGGGCAGCACCACGCTGTACAACTGCTCCACCTGCAAGGGGATGGAGGTGTCCTGCTGGCCCCGAAAGCGCTGCTTCCCAG GAAGTCAAgatctttgggaagccaagattcTGCTCCTCTCCGTCTTTGGAGCTGTCCTGCTTCTGGGTGTTCTGAGTCTCCTGGTGGA GTCCCACCACCTCCAAGCAAAAAGTGGCTTGTGA
- the TMEM95 gene encoding sperm-egg fusion protein TMEM95 isoform X1 has protein sequence MWRLALGGVFLAAAQACVFCRLPAHDLSGRLARLCSRMEAGQKECGASPDFSAFALDEVSMNKVTEKTHRVLRVMEIKEALSSLPSYWSWLRKIKLPKYTREALCPPACRGSTTLYNCSTCKGMEVSCWPRKRCFPGPHSRSLGSQDSAPLRLWSCPASGCSESPGGVPPPPSKKWLVKTLKASQPPALRSMHSQLLHPLEENQPAP, from the exons ATGTGGAGGCTGGCACTAGGCGGGGTTTTCCTGGCAGCCGCCCAGGCTTGTGTCTTCTGCCGCCTCCCAGCCCACGACTTGTCAGGCCGCCTGGCTCGGCTCTGCAGCCGGATGGAGGCCGGGCAGAAGGAATGTGGGGCCTCCCCGGACTTCTCGGCCTTTGCCTTAG ATGAGGTGTCCATGAACAAAGTCACAGAGAAGACTCACAGAGTCCTGAGGGTCATGG AGATCAAAGAGGCTCTCTCCTCACTCCCTTCATATTGGAGTTGGCTTCGAAAGATCAAGCTCCCCAAGTACACCAGGGAAG CTCTCTGTCCCCCTGCCTGCC GGGGCAGCACCACGCTGTACAACTGCTCCACCTGCAAGGGGATGGAGGTGTCCTGCTGGCCCCGAAAGCGCTGCTTCCCAGGTCCTCAC TCAAgatctttgggaagccaagattcTGCTCCTCTCCGTCTTTGGAGCTGTCCTGCTTCTGGGTGTTCTGAGTCTCCTGGTGGA GTCCCACCACCTCCAAGCAAAAAGTGGCTTGTGAAGACGCTGaaagcctcccagcctccagctctAAGGAGTATGCACTCACAACTTCTACATCCCTTGGAGGAGAACCAGCCAGCCCCTTAG
- the TMEM95 gene encoding sperm-egg fusion protein TMEM95 precursor (The RefSeq protein has 1 substitution compared to this genomic sequence) — protein sequence MWRLALGGVFLAAAQACVFCRLPAHDLSGRLARLCSRMEAGQKECGASPDFSAFALDEVSMNKVTEKTHRVLRVMEIKEALSSLPSYWSWLRKIKLPEYTREALCPPACRGSTTLYNCSTCKGMEVSCWPRKRCFPGSQDLWEAKILLLSVFGAVLLLGVLSLLVESHHLQAKSGL from the exons ATGTGGAGGCTGGCACTAGGCGGGGTTTTCCTGGCAGCCGCCCAGGCTTGTGTCTTCTGCCGCCTCCCAGCCCACGACTTGTCAGGCCGCCTGGCTCGGCTCTGCAGCCGGATGGAGGCCGGGCAGAAGGAATGTGGGGCCTCCCCGGACTTCTCGGCCTTTGCCTTAG ATGAGGTGTCCATGAACAAAGTCACAGAGAAGACTCACAGAGTCCTGAGGGTCATGG AGATCAAAGAGGCTCTCTCCTCACTCCCTTCATATTGGAGTTGGCTTCGAAAGATCAAGCTCCCCAAGTACACCAGGGAAG CTCTCTGTCCCCCTGCCTGCC GGGGCAGCACCACGCTGTACAACTGCTCCACCTGCAAGGGGATGGAGGTGTCCTGCTGGCCCCGAAAGCGCTGCTTCCCAG GAAGTCAAgatctttgggaagccaagattcTGCTCCTCTCCGTCTTTGGAGCTGTCCTGCTTCTGGGTGTTCTGAGTCTCCTGGTGGA GTCCCACCACCTCCAAGCAAAAAGTGGCTTGTGA
- the TMEM95 gene encoding sperm-egg fusion protein TMEM95 isoform X3 — translation MWRLALGGVFLAAAQACVFCRLPAHDLSGRLARLCSRMEAGQKECGASPDFSAFALEIKEALSSLPSYWSWLRKIKLPKYTREALCPPACRGSTTLYNCSTCKGMEVSCWPRKRCFPGSQDLWEAKILLLSVFGAVLLLGVLSLLVESHHLQAKSGL, via the exons ATGTGGAGGCTGGCACTAGGCGGGGTTTTCCTGGCAGCCGCCCAGGCTTGTGTCTTCTGCCGCCTCCCAGCCCACGACTTGTCAGGCCGCCTGGCTCGGCTCTGCAGCCGGATGGAGGCCGGGCAGAAGGAATGTGGGGCCTCCCCGGACTTCTCGGCCTTTGCCTTAG AGATCAAAGAGGCTCTCTCCTCACTCCCTTCATATTGGAGTTGGCTTCGAAAGATCAAGCTCCCCAAGTACACCAGGGAAG CTCTCTGTCCCCCTGCCTGCC GGGGCAGCACCACGCTGTACAACTGCTCCACCTGCAAGGGGATGGAGGTGTCCTGCTGGCCCCGAAAGCGCTGCTTCCCAG GAAGTCAAgatctttgggaagccaagattcTGCTCCTCTCCGTCTTTGGAGCTGTCCTGCTTCTGGGTGTTCTGAGTCTCCTGGTGGA GTCCCACCACCTCCAAGCAAAAAGTGGCTTGTGA